In Miscanthus floridulus cultivar M001 chromosome 8, ASM1932011v1, whole genome shotgun sequence, the sequence ccctctccttcgaggtgaggggtcgtcgtccAGGGTAGCGTCcgtaggaggtgacgagaggaggaccaggggcagccgccacaggaggcagcggtctcctcccacgacatgtgacaaggtgctagaggaggagcatgtgacggccacggcctcgtcctcgtcggaggacgagaggggtcaaCAGACAGGTGAGGGAGACAAGGCGCTCAAGGGCGAGGGAGGTGAGGcactcgagggcgagggaggcgaggcgctcgagggcgagggagagggtaccgctacccggactctctacgagcgaggtcccgcgagcctccctccggttccgcttcctcacaaccgctcagtgatacggcctatggcaaagaggtaagtaactatggatgttatcacaactacttcataagatatgttggaaatcttaagagaaactaataaattttcttaatcacttgtgtagggcctggttggttttgtcgggtactccagcacgcacccccgcgagcatccttggtgttttgtgcaggaaatggtaccccggcattgtgcaactgtctaaagagccggtggtgcgggagccggcctccaactgggacaggtacgcgctggtcacggatgacacttaccgcaacaagcaggagcgagtattggcggagttttgggtaagtctctctcgcacaatattgcttaatacatcgcattcattggttaaatcttttattgaaataatgaatggatacattggttttgtatgcagaaatatttcaaggccgaagaaggacttgaggcccaggcggatcgggtGGCTGCcgtagcttgtaggaagtacgtcaccgagatgcaccaccatgggcgtgtccaagcccacatagactactataggtcggtacttaggcagttcctccccaagcctcaagcaagacggattacgctgacccgggaccagtaccttgaggtaggcgaataagaTTCGttctgatattaagtaggttcaatttcttcttatatgtcaaatactcgatgacttgtaggtgattccctggtggtgccgatcatatcctgagtgctgggccatgattgtggacaagtggttatcacaggactttattgacacgcacgagaggcagcaggaacagcgtctgatgaggtaaggtccaactcaccatcaaggcagtcgtagcctccccggatacaaacaagcatacgtaagtgatttctttcatttattttgatgctcaattctatttgatttctcaccatcttcccgtctttctcgtaGGAGGCTGCGCACCCAGGCGAGATcttggagttctctgcgtgggctatgtctcacatgggcagggcgtcgtcctctatctccttcgacccggctgccccgccccaggtgtactccgacccgaacgtgtacactaaagtccaagagtacacgtcaacggtaagggggatctatggggaagattacaatgtgcacACTGAGTCTATTGATGCAgagacgatcatgaggctcggaggaggcaagaagcacgggcggctatggattgcagacggcatcatcgactccaccactgttccctccctcgacgctatccgagcacggagcacgagctccagccagcccatacgtccaTGGCCatctccagcactgcagcaggtccaagcactctaggtaattcctgttttactcatcgtacgtaCATATttaaacacctaaattagatttgcattactgatacattggagtgaaatattgcaggccgagctgcaagaaacaaaaaggcaaagtcaagagcagaacgcggagctgaccgcacagctgcaggcccagaaggtcgcgttcgaggccgcgcagaagcagatggcggagatgatggtgatcatgcaaagtcttgggcaagcatcgggtgtacctgtgcagttttcagctcctccacctcctactcctgcagctactcctataagtatgaaagttcacttttcgcttgtgctttgcatgtatgtcggccttcgtgccgtcgtttcttgcagattttgg encodes:
- the LOC136468549 gene encoding uncharacterized protein, producing the protein MAKRAWLVLSGTPARTPASILGVLCRKWYPGIVQLSKEPVVREPASNWDRYALVTDDTYRNKQERVLAEFWKYFKAEEGLEAQADRVAAVACRKYVTEMHHHGRVQAHIDYYR